In Amphiura filiformis chromosome 2, Afil_fr2py, whole genome shotgun sequence, one DNA window encodes the following:
- the LOC140142911 gene encoding short-chain collagen C4-like has product MSLNCLRYTLYVLKLFLSTTLFLGIVSGSHYTQIGGGANYLCLPLEPEDLQAEAGTGGTRSFLYTAEYQIDNFEPFSHLHDHDVPCSVCRVTGRSTLLMIPAKATCPSDWTSEYKGYLMSATTAHAHQTEYICVDEDAEARRGTHENRDGSLMYLVEGTCGTHGLPCLPYVEGNELACVVCTI; this is encoded by the coding sequence ATGAGCCTTAATTGCCTCCGATATACTTTATATGTATTAAAGCTATTTTTATCAACAACTTTATTTTTAGGGATTGTCAGTGGTTCTCACTACACACAGATAGGTGGCGGTGCAAATTACCTCTGTTTGCCATTGGAACCTGAGGATCTCCAAGCCGAAGCAGGAACTGGAGGAACTCGTTCATTTTTATACACAGCCGAATATCAGATAGATAACTTTGAACCATTCTCCCATCTCCATGATCATGATGTTCCATGCTCTGTATGCAGAGTTACTGGCCGAAGCACGCTGCTCATGATTCCTGCTAAAGCGACCTGTCCTTCTGATTGGACAAGTGAGTACAAGGGATACTTGATGTCAGCAACTACCGCCCACGCTCATCAAACAGAATATATATGTGTTGATGAAGATGCTGAAGCGCGGAGAGGAACTCATGAAAATAGAGATGGTTCTCTCATGTACCTCGTAGAAGGCACTTGCGGGACACATGGCTTGCCTTGTCTTCCGTACGTTGAAGGAAATGAATTAGCTTGTGTTGTTTGCACGATATAG